A stretch of Pogona vitticeps strain Pit_001003342236 chromosome 5, PviZW2.1, whole genome shotgun sequence DNA encodes these proteins:
- the ABHD18 gene encoding protein ABHD18 isoform X2 — MPSESVTARFQFIVPKTWNSKHRPVCIHLAGTGDHYFWRRRTLMARPMIKEASMASVLLENPYYGYRKPKDQRRSCLKNVSDLFVMGGALVLESAALLHWLEREGYGPLGMTGISMGGHMASLAVSNWPKPLPLVPCLSWSTASGVFTTGVLSKAVNWRELEKQYCTQSVYEEEIIQMLEYCGTDSFKMGQDFVKNSPSSVDSLRNLELNSGMLNLDIRSEVLSSEVSRSLGTNKDSLDPSAEELLVQEAQKMQYVNQTFSPTTSNKDFSSEGKNLIRGRRDRLQRESLRFMKGVMDECTHVANFSVPVDPTLIIVVQAKEDAYVPRTGVRSLHEIWPGCEIRYLDGGHISAYLFKQGLFRQAIYDAFERFLQKYAV, encoded by the exons ATGCCATCAGAATCCGTCACAGCAAG GTTTCAGTTTATAGTACCAAAGACATGGAACAGCAAACACAGACCTGTGTGTATTCATTTAGCTGGCACTGGAGACCAT TACTTTTGGAGGCGGCGAACTTTGATGGCCCGTCCAATGATTAAAGAGGCCAGCATGGCTTCAGTATTATTAGAAAACCCTTATT ATGGATACAGAAAACCTAAAGATCAGAG AAGGTCATGTCTGAAAAATGTTTCTGACCTGTTCGTGATGGGAGGCGCTCTTGTGCTAGAATCAGCTGCTCTTTTGCACTGGCTGGAGAGGGAAGGCTATGGACCCCTAGGGATGACTGGAATATCCATGGGAGGACAT aTGGCATCATTAGCAGTGTCAAATTGGCCTAAGCCATTGCCACTAGTTCCTTGCCTCTCTTGGTCTACAGCATCTGGTGTTTTTACTACG GGTGTACTCAGCAAAGCAGTGAATTGGAGAGAACTAGAGAAACAATATTGTACTCAAAGTGTTTatgaagaagaaataattcaaaTGCTTGAATATTGTGGA ACAGATTCATTCAAGATGGGACAAGACTTTGTTAAAAACTCTCCCAGCAGTGTGGATAGTTTGAGAAATCTGGAGCTGAATTCTGGTATGCTAAACCTGGATATCAGGAGTGAAGTTCTATCTTCAGAAGTTAGTCGCTCTCTTGGCACTAACAAGGATTCTCTAGATCCCTCAGCGGAAGAACTGTTAGTACAAGAGGCGCAAAAAATGCAGTATGTAAATCAGACATTTTCTCCAACCACCAGTAATAAGGACTTTTCCAGTGAAGGAAAGAATCTGATACGTGGAAGAAGAGACCGTTTACAAAGAGAATCTCTAAGGTTCATGAAGGGTGTGATGGATGAATGTACCCATGTAGCTAACTTTTCAG TTCCAGTTGACCCAACACTGATAATAGTTGTTCAAGCCAAGGAAGATGCTTATGTTCCAAGAACTGGAGTGCGTAGCCTGCATGAAATATGGCCAGGATGTGAAATCAGATATTTGGATGGAGGTCATATTAGTGCCTACCTCTTCAAACAAGGATTATTCAG gCAAGCCATATATGATGCATTTGAACGTTTTCTCCAGAAATATGCTGTATAG
- the ABHD18 gene encoding protein ABHD18 isoform X1 — MGVSKLDVLYRRLLLTKLFIQGWGRPEDLKRIFEFRKIIGNREKCQNLVSRDYPVHINKVEEHSDCKLLDGHFISPLAHYVPGIMPSESVTARFQFIVPKTWNSKHRPVCIHLAGTGDHYFWRRRTLMARPMIKEASMASVLLENPYYGYRKPKDQRRSCLKNVSDLFVMGGALVLESAALLHWLEREGYGPLGMTGISMGGHMASLAVSNWPKPLPLVPCLSWSTASGVFTTGVLSKAVNWRELEKQYCTQSVYEEEIIQMLEYCGTDSFKMGQDFVKNSPSSVDSLRNLELNSGMLNLDIRSEVLSSEVSRSLGTNKDSLDPSAEELLVQEAQKMQYVNQTFSPTTSNKDFSSEGKNLIRGRRDRLQRESLRFMKGVMDECTHVANFSVPVDPTLIIVVQAKEDAYVPRTGVRSLHEIWPGCEIRYLDGGHISAYLFKQGLFRQAIYDAFERFLQKYAV, encoded by the exons ATGGGCGTGAGCAAGCTAGATGTCTTGTACAGGCGCCTTCTTCTCACTAAACTTTTCATACAAGGATGGGGTAGACCAGAAGACTTGAAAAG AATATTTGAATTCAGAAAGATTATTGGAAACAGGGAAAAATGTCAGAATTTGGTTTCAAGAGATTATCCAGTGCACATTAATAAG GTGGAAGAGCATTCAGACTGTAAACTCCTGGATGGACACTTCATTTCCCCCTTGGCTCATTATGTTCCAGGCATCATGCCATCAGAATCCGTCACAGCAAG GTTTCAGTTTATAGTACCAAAGACATGGAACAGCAAACACAGACCTGTGTGTATTCATTTAGCTGGCACTGGAGACCAT TACTTTTGGAGGCGGCGAACTTTGATGGCCCGTCCAATGATTAAAGAGGCCAGCATGGCTTCAGTATTATTAGAAAACCCTTATT ATGGATACAGAAAACCTAAAGATCAGAG AAGGTCATGTCTGAAAAATGTTTCTGACCTGTTCGTGATGGGAGGCGCTCTTGTGCTAGAATCAGCTGCTCTTTTGCACTGGCTGGAGAGGGAAGGCTATGGACCCCTAGGGATGACTGGAATATCCATGGGAGGACAT aTGGCATCATTAGCAGTGTCAAATTGGCCTAAGCCATTGCCACTAGTTCCTTGCCTCTCTTGGTCTACAGCATCTGGTGTTTTTACTACG GGTGTACTCAGCAAAGCAGTGAATTGGAGAGAACTAGAGAAACAATATTGTACTCAAAGTGTTTatgaagaagaaataattcaaaTGCTTGAATATTGTGGA ACAGATTCATTCAAGATGGGACAAGACTTTGTTAAAAACTCTCCCAGCAGTGTGGATAGTTTGAGAAATCTGGAGCTGAATTCTGGTATGCTAAACCTGGATATCAGGAGTGAAGTTCTATCTTCAGAAGTTAGTCGCTCTCTTGGCACTAACAAGGATTCTCTAGATCCCTCAGCGGAAGAACTGTTAGTACAAGAGGCGCAAAAAATGCAGTATGTAAATCAGACATTTTCTCCAACCACCAGTAATAAGGACTTTTCCAGTGAAGGAAAGAATCTGATACGTGGAAGAAGAGACCGTTTACAAAGAGAATCTCTAAGGTTCATGAAGGGTGTGATGGATGAATGTACCCATGTAGCTAACTTTTCAG TTCCAGTTGACCCAACACTGATAATAGTTGTTCAAGCCAAGGAAGATGCTTATGTTCCAAGAACTGGAGTGCGTAGCCTGCATGAAATATGGCCAGGATGTGAAATCAGATATTTGGATGGAGGTCATATTAGTGCCTACCTCTTCAAACAAGGATTATTCAG gCAAGCCATATATGATGCATTTGAACGTTTTCTCCAGAAATATGCTGTATAG
- the ABHD18 gene encoding protein ABHD18 isoform X3, which translates to MGGALVLESAALLHWLEREGYGPLGMTGISMGGHMASLAVSNWPKPLPLVPCLSWSTASGVFTTGVLSKAVNWRELEKQYCTQSVYEEEIIQMLEYCGTDSFKMGQDFVKNSPSSVDSLRNLELNSGMLNLDIRSEVLSSEVSRSLGTNKDSLDPSAEELLVQEAQKMQYVNQTFSPTTSNKDFSSEGKNLIRGRRDRLQRESLRFMKGVMDECTHVANFSVPVDPTLIIVVQAKEDAYVPRTGVRSLHEIWPGCEIRYLDGGHISAYLFKQGLFRQAIYDAFERFLQKYAV; encoded by the exons ATGGGAGGCGCTCTTGTGCTAGAATCAGCTGCTCTTTTGCACTGGCTGGAGAGGGAAGGCTATGGACCCCTAGGGATGACTGGAATATCCATGGGAGGACAT aTGGCATCATTAGCAGTGTCAAATTGGCCTAAGCCATTGCCACTAGTTCCTTGCCTCTCTTGGTCTACAGCATCTGGTGTTTTTACTACG GGTGTACTCAGCAAAGCAGTGAATTGGAGAGAACTAGAGAAACAATATTGTACTCAAAGTGTTTatgaagaagaaataattcaaaTGCTTGAATATTGTGGA ACAGATTCATTCAAGATGGGACAAGACTTTGTTAAAAACTCTCCCAGCAGTGTGGATAGTTTGAGAAATCTGGAGCTGAATTCTGGTATGCTAAACCTGGATATCAGGAGTGAAGTTCTATCTTCAGAAGTTAGTCGCTCTCTTGGCACTAACAAGGATTCTCTAGATCCCTCAGCGGAAGAACTGTTAGTACAAGAGGCGCAAAAAATGCAGTATGTAAATCAGACATTTTCTCCAACCACCAGTAATAAGGACTTTTCCAGTGAAGGAAAGAATCTGATACGTGGAAGAAGAGACCGTTTACAAAGAGAATCTCTAAGGTTCATGAAGGGTGTGATGGATGAATGTACCCATGTAGCTAACTTTTCAG TTCCAGTTGACCCAACACTGATAATAGTTGTTCAAGCCAAGGAAGATGCTTATGTTCCAAGAACTGGAGTGCGTAGCCTGCATGAAATATGGCCAGGATGTGAAATCAGATATTTGGATGGAGGTCATATTAGTGCCTACCTCTTCAAACAAGGATTATTCAG gCAAGCCATATATGATGCATTTGAACGTTTTCTCCAGAAATATGCTGTATAG